One Tomitella gaofuii DNA segment encodes these proteins:
- the rpoZ gene encoding DNA-directed RNA polymerase subunit omega, producing the protein MSSKVDAGESAVAEAVRPYDTPLGITNPPIDELLERVSSKYALVIYAAKRARQINDYYNQLSEGILEYVGPLVEPGLQEKPLSIAMREIHADLLEHTEGE; encoded by the coding sequence GTGAGCAGCAAGGTCGATGCAGGCGAATCCGCGGTGGCCGAGGCCGTGCGGCCGTACGACACCCCGCTGGGCATCACCAATCCGCCCATCGACGAGCTTCTCGAGCGCGTGTCGTCGAAGTACGCGCTGGTGATCTACGCCGCCAAGCGGGCGCGCCAGATCAACGATTACTACAACCAGCTCAGCGAGGGCATCCTCGAGTACGTCGGCCCGCTCGTCGAGCCGGGCCTGCAGGAGAAGCCGCTGTCGATCGCCATGCGGGAGATCCACGCGGATCTCCTCGAGCACACCGAAGGCGAGTGA
- the gmk gene encoding guanylate kinase, which translates to MDARTDPVPMRPNDGPRGRLVVLAGPSAVGKSTVVRELRRRVPDLVFSVSATTRAPRPGEVDGVDYHFVGDEGFQRMVDGGELLEWAEIHGGLQRSGTPAAPIGDALAQGHPVLLEVDLAGVRQVRAARPDACFVFLAPPSWDDLVTRLTGRGTEDPSVVARRLETARTELAAQDEFDHVVVNDSVDHAVDELVSLMIGPGQG; encoded by the coding sequence ATGGACGCACGCACCGATCCGGTGCCGATGCGCCCGAACGACGGACCGAGGGGCCGGCTGGTGGTACTGGCCGGCCCCTCGGCCGTGGGCAAGTCCACCGTGGTCCGGGAGCTCCGCCGGCGCGTCCCGGACCTGGTCTTCAGTGTCTCGGCCACCACGCGCGCGCCCCGGCCGGGGGAGGTCGACGGCGTCGACTACCACTTCGTCGGCGACGAGGGTTTCCAGCGCATGGTCGACGGGGGCGAGCTGCTCGAATGGGCGGAGATCCACGGCGGCCTCCAACGGTCCGGGACTCCGGCCGCTCCTATCGGCGACGCTCTCGCCCAGGGACACCCGGTGCTGCTCGAGGTCGACCTCGCCGGCGTGCGACAGGTGCGCGCCGCCCGGCCGGACGCCTGCTTCGTGTTCCTCGCGCCGCCGAGCTGGGATGACCTGGTGACCCGCCTCACGGGGCGCGGCACGGAGGATCCGTCCGTGGTGGCCCGTCGGCTGGAGACCGCCCGGACCGAGCTGGCGGCGCAGGACGAGTTCGACCACGTCGTCGTCAACGACAGCGTCGACCACGCCGTGGACGAGTTGGTATCATTGATGATCGGTCCCGGGCAGGGATGA